One part of the Denticeps clupeoides chromosome 8, fDenClu1.1, whole genome shotgun sequence genome encodes these proteins:
- the dldh gene encoding delta-like protein D → MGRQALLLAVTLCVITCQASCSGVFELKLQEFLNKKGVTGNTNCCRAGSGAAGVQQCECKTFFRVCLKHYQANVSPEPPCTYGGAVTPVLGSNSFQIPEIVSEDSFTNPIRFPFGFTWPGTFSLIIEALHTDSSDDLSTENPERLVSRVTTQRHLAVGEDWSHDLQTGGRTELKYAYRFVCDDHYYGEGCSVLCRPRDDAFGHFSCGDRGDIICNSGWKGQYCTEPICLPGCDEEHGFCDKPGECKCRVGFSGKYCDDCIRYPGCLHGTCQQPWQCNCQEGWGGLFCNQDLNYCTHHKPCMNGATCTNTGQGSYTCSCKPGFTGASCEIEVNECVDSPCRNGGSCTDMENTYSCACPPGYYGKNCELSAMSCADGPCFNGGRCADNPEGGYFCQCPAGYAGFTCEKKIDHCSSDPCSNGAQCLDLVDSYLCQCPDGFAGDHCDDNVNECAGFPCQNGGTCQDGLGDYTCTCPPGYAGKNCSSPVSKCAHSPCHNGATCHERDGRYVCACVPGYGGLNCQFLLPEQPNGQAAVEGPDMRSSGKEGGGDDSFPWTAVCAGIILVLLLLLGSAVLVVFVRVKLQQRSQYPEGHGESETMNNLANNCGRDKDVSVSVIGTHQVKNTNKKVDFHGDGTEKNGYKSRYSSVDYNLVHELKPEETRGKDEKCEARGEAKCEAPDCEPDDKQRKRLKSDASEKKRPDSTCKDTKYQSVYVISDQKDECIIATEV, encoded by the exons ATGGGACGCCAGGCGCTTCTGCTAGCTGTCACCTTGTGCGTGATCACATGTCAG gcATCGTGTTCTGGGGTTTTCGAGCTGAAGTTGCAAGAGTTCCTGAACAAGAAAGGCGTGACGGGGAACACGAACTGCTGCAGAGCAGGATCCGGGGCTGCCGGCGTCCAGCAGTGCGAGTGCAAGACGTTTTTTCGCGTCTGCCTGAAGCACTACCAGGCCAACGTGTCCCCGGAGCCCCCCTGCACCTACGGGGGCGCGGTGACCCCCGTGCTGGGCTCCAACTCCTTCCAGATCCCCGAGATCGTGTCGGAGGACTCGTTCACCAACCCGATCCGGTTCCCCTTCGGCTTCACGTGGCCG GGGACCTTCTCGCTCATCATCGAAGCTCTTCACACCGACTCCAGCGACGACCTCTCCACAG AAAACCCCGAGCGGCTGGTCAGCCGCGTCACGACGCAGCGCCACCTCGCCGTGGGCGAGGACTGGTCCCACGACCTCCAGACCGGGGGCAGGACCGAGCTCAAGTACGCCTACCGCTTTGTGTGCGACGACCACTACTACGGCGAGGGCTGCTCGGTCCTGTGCCGCCCCCGAGACGACGCCTTCGGCCACTTCTCCTGCGGGGACCGCGGCGACATCatctgcaactccggctggaaGGGCCAGTACTGCACGGAAC CAATTTGCCTTCCGGGGTGTGATGAAGAACACGGGTTCTGTGACAAGCCCGGTGAATGCAA GTGCAGGGTGGGCTTCAGTGGCAAATACTGCGACGACTGCATCCGTTACCCTGGCTGCCTGCATGGCACCTGCCAGCAGCCGTGGCAGTGCAACTGCCAGGAAGGCTGGGGAGGCCTGTTCTGCAACCAAG ACCTGAACTACTGCACTCACCATAAACCCTGCATGAATGGAGCCACTTGTACCAACACTGGACAGGGCAGCTACACCTGCTCCTGCAAACCGGGCTTCACCGGGGCCAGCTGCGAGATCGAAGTCAACGAATGTGTCGACAGCCCGTGCAGGAACGGCGGAAGCTGCACT GACATGGAAAACACCTACAGCTGCGCCTGCCCGCCCGGCTACTACGGCAAGAACTGCGAGCTGAGCGCCATGAGCTGCGCCGACGGGCCGTGCTTCAACGGTGGCCGCTGCGCGGACAACCCTGAGGGGGGGTACTTCTGCCAGTGCCCCGCGGGCTACGCCGGGTTCACCTGCGAGAAGAAGATCGACCACTGCAGCTCCGACCCCTGCTCCAACG GCGCCCAGTGCTTGGACCTGGTGGATTCATATTTGTGCCAGTGCCCGGACGGCTTCGCCGGGGACCACTGCGACGACAACGTCAACGAGTGTGCCGGCTTCCCCTGCCAGAACGGTGGCACGTGTCAAGATGGACTCGGTGACTACACCTGCACCTGCCCGCCCGGCTACGCCGGCAAAAACTGCAGCTCCCCGGTGAGCAAATGTGCGCACAGCCCCTGCCACAATGGGGCCACGTGCCACGAGCGGGACGGACGCTACGTTTGTGCCTGCGTCCCGGGCTACGGGGGACTAAACTGCCAGTTCTTGCTGCCCGAGCAGCCCAACGGACAGGCTGCGGTCGAAGGGCCCGACATGCGGTCCTCCGGCAAGGAAGGCGGCGGCGACGACTCCTTCCCCTGGACCGCCGTCTGCGCCGGGATTATTctggtgctgctgctcctgctgggcAGCGCCGTGCTGGTGGTCTTTGTCCGCGTGAAGCTGCAGCAGAGGAGCCAGTATCCGGAGGGCCACGGCGAGAGCGAGACCATGAACAACCTCGCCAACAACTGCGGCCGCGACAAGGACGTGTCGGTGAGCGTGATCGGCACCCACCAGGTGAAGAACACGAACAAGAAGGTGGACTTCCACGGCGACGGCACCGAGAAGAACGGCTACAAGTCCCGCTACTCGTCTGTGGATTACAATCTGGTGCACGAGCTCAAGCCGGAGGAGACGCGTGGGAAGGACGAGAAGTGTGAGGCGAGAGGAGAAGCCAAGTGCGAGGCTCCTGACTGCGAACCAGACGACAAACAACGGAAGCGTTTAAAAAG CGACGCTTCGGAAAAGAAACGTCCAGATTCCACGTGCAAGGACACAAAGTACCAGTCCGTGTACGTCATATCTGACCAGAAAGATGAATGTATAATTGCAACTGAG GTGTAA